In the bacterium genome, one interval contains:
- a CDS encoding S1 RNA-binding domain-containing protein, translated as MAVETGAVLDGTVVKLLKYGVIVSLPDNQSGLIHISEIADQYVHDVSDFFRENDVVKVKVLGKRDEGRYELSAKQAEARKPLEGAPQRPSGPSRGFGDDRGERSGGGHQSFEERLTDFLKESNRKQNELKRDRDGRRRGRR; from the coding sequence ATGGCTGTAGAGACCGGGGCTGTCCTTGATGGCACCGTAGTGAAGCTGCTGAAATACGGCGTGATTGTCTCGCTACCGGACAATCAGTCGGGGCTGATCCACATCTCCGAGATCGCTGACCAGTACGTGCACGACGTCAGCGACTTCTTCCGTGAGAATGACGTGGTCAAGGTCAAGGTGCTGGGGAAGCGCGACGAGGGGCGGTACGAGCTTTCGGCCAAGCAGGCCGAGGCCCGCAAGCCCCTGGAGGGCGCACCTCAGCGGCCGTCCGGCCCCAGCCGCGGCTTTGGGGACGACCGGGGTGAGCGCTCCGGGGGTGGCCACCAGTCCTTTGAGGAGCGCCTGACCGATTTCCTGAAGGAAAGCAATCGCAAGCAGAACGAACTGAAGCGAGATCGTGACGGTCGGCGCCGTGGGCGCCGCTAG